The Epinephelus lanceolatus isolate andai-2023 chromosome 8, ASM4190304v1, whole genome shotgun sequence genome includes a window with the following:
- the LOC117257845 gene encoding glutathione synthetase-like — MATEVFLLQLISNPDRLNCLAEEAKELAFQHGLLMRTLETPNSSEVVTYAPFTLFPTPVPRAAFLQALDVQTHLNTMVDKISQDPDFLEEALAGTIQADDFTAKLFGIYRQVQQEGRRQSIVVGLNRCDYMVDQREDGTPSLKQIEINTIAAGAFGMSDCLPVVHRHIVRSAGLLEESECIQDTNTTPGMMAALAKAWELYGQQKAVILFLVEDVQTSKLDHRYIEKELWNRNIPVIRRKFEEVSRGGSLDANKNLFIDGLEIAVVYYRYGYMPDNYTEQTWDARLLMECSLAVKCPDISTHLAGTKKVQQALARPGVLEKFFPDQPQVVEQIRATFASLYTLDMGAEGDQTVAMALASPDEFVLKPQREGGGNNYFGEDIVRVLQEVKGDKRRAAYILMERIRPRTEQNILLRRGLPLKLSTVCSEIGVYGAYVRHEGEMVLNEAAGHILRTKSTEHNDAGIYSGVTVLDSPFVI, encoded by the exons ATGGCAACAGAAGTATTCCTCCTGCAGCTGATCTCAAATCCTGACAGACTAAACTGTTTAGCAGAAGAAGCGAAAGAGTTGGCTTTTCAACATGGGCTTCTTATGCGCACACTCGAGACCCCCAATTCATCTGAG GTCGTCACCTACGCCCCATTTACACTCTTCCCCACTCCTGTGCCCAGAGCCGCCTTCCTCCAGGCTCTGGATGTGCAGACTCACCTCAACACAATGGTGGACAAGATCAGCCAGGACCCAGACTTTCTGGAAGAGGCTCTTGCAGG AACTATCCAGGCAGATGATTTTACAGCTAAGTTGTTTGGCATATACAGACAAGTGCAGCAGGAAGGTCGGAGACAG TCCATAGTGGTGGGTTTAAACCGGTGTGACTACATGGTGGATCAGAGGGAGGATGGGACTCCTTCCCTGAAGCAGATAGAGATCAACACTATTGCTGCTGGTGCTTTTGGCATGTCTGACTGTCTCCCCGTGGTGCACAG GCACATAGTGAGGTCAGCTGGTCTTTTGGAAGAGAGTGAGTGCATTCAGGATACCAACACCACTCCTGGAATGATGGCTGCTCTCGCCAAGGCATGGGAGCTCTACGGCCAACAGAA GGCAGTAATCCTGTTTCTGGTTGAGGATGTCCAGACTTCCAAACTTGATCATCGTTACATTGAGAAAGAGCTCTGGAACAG GAATATTCCAGTTATCCGCAGAAAGTTTGAGGAGGTGTCCAGAGGAGGATCTCTTGATGCCAACAAAAACTTGTTTAT AGATGGGCTGGAGATAGCTGTAGTGTACTACCGCTATGGCTACATGCCAGATAACTACACTGAACAG ACTTGGGATGCTCGTCTTCTGATGGAGTGCTCTCTGGCTGTGAAATGTCCAGATATCAGCACTCACCTGGCTGGAACCAAGAAGGTCCAGCAGGCGCTCGCCAGACCTGGCGTTCTGGAGAAGTTCTTCCCAGACCAGCCCCAAGTAGTGGAGCAGATCAGAGCAACATTTGCTAGCCTCTACACTCTAGACATG GGTGCAGAGGGTGACCAGACAGTGGCTATGGCTTTGGCCAGTCCAGATGAGTTTGTCCTGAAGCctcagagagaaggaggag GGAACAattattttggagaggacaTTGTCAGAGTACTACAGGAGGTTAAAGGTGACAAAAGGAGAGCTGCTTATATTCTGATGGAAAGAATCCGACCCAGAACAGAACAAAACATCCTGCTGAGGAGAGGACTTCCTCTCAAACTCTCCACTGTTTGTAGTGAAATAGGAGTTTATGGAGCCTATGTGAG GCATGAAGGAGAAATGGTCCTCAATGAGGCTGCTGGTCACATTTTGAGGACAAAGAGCACCGAGCACAATGATGCAGGCATTTACAGTGGGGTTACTGTGCTTGACAGTCCATTTGTCATCTGA